tttAACATCGTAGATGTTTTATAAAAAGGACGTTGTCcgtattaagaaaaaaaaaagagagcatAGTATGGTATCTTAAGGAACGATAGTTGATTTGATAGATTTTATGCTGATCATTTTCCTGAACTTTCAGGAATTACTAAAACTTAAAAGAGTCGCTGTAAATCATAAATTTTTGTACCCAGCGGCGATGCTCGTGCATATAAAAGTAAGTTTATCTTTTATAGATGATATTCAAGGAGCTTGTACATTTGCAAACATTAAAAATAAGCCACTGCGTCGAGGTCAGTGACGCTGGCTTAACGGGTATGGGTGCTGGTAACCATGAGTATGTCGAAAAAATACAAGTTGTACATAAACCAGAATTTACAGAATCCAGACTAAGAATCAGTTTACGCTCAAAGGCGGAAGAAGAGATAGTACGCGACGCTGATCGAAAGCGGGAGATCATGCATCTCTGTGAGAATGTATCTAAGCCGTTAAGCACGTTCTCCGGATTCTCTTTGATTAGACTTAAATGCCTCCAAGAGCTCGATCTTTCTGGATGTAATAAAATCACCGATGTCAGTTTAAAGCATGCGTTCGCTTTTCTGGAGTtacgaattttaaatttaaGTCAGTGCCAACAGGTAGGCGCATAAATCCGCTCAATTGGTGTATTAATAGTATTaatttctaattcatcttatatCTCATTATAGATTACACATATCGGACTGAATTACTTGTCAAAAAACAATCCAGCAAtcgaaaatttaaatttaaatcatTGTTATAATATATCAGATATTGGTATATCGTATCTTGCGCAAAGATTACATAGATTGAAACGACTTCTCATACAGGTATAgcgataataaaaaaaattaatgacCAGACTGCCAATTTTGATAAATGTCTAAAAAATacacaatatacatatatatgaatatttatgtaagattatatttttaatactgGGCACCTTCACAGGGATGTTCGCAACTCACGGATCACACACTCGATTTCATTAAATTATATTGCAAGAGTTTACATTACTTGGATTCCCGTTATTGTCGAGGGATGACAGTGGCAGGTCTCGAAAGTATGACACACTTTAACGTAGATTGGCACAAACACGTAGACGATATGGTTTCCTCAGGGAATGAAATACCTCCACCACCTGCTCCTCCGTTACCTTCATTGCCATCTTTGCCATAGAGACGACTTCAATACTTcctttcgcattttaaggacaGGGTAAGGGAAaactaaagtattattttaacAGATGACTGTAAATATATATGATAAAAACAGATTTAATTTAACAAAAAGTTCTTCACTGAATTTTTAAACGACATTGTACATACTCCAATTTAGAGACATTTTAAAACTTACATAAAGATTTTTAATAGCGTATTAAATATCTGCCAACGATTATTACGCTTTACTAGGAGTATCTTTTTACAGGAAAGTGTACATTTGAACAAATTGAATATATTAACAACAAAAGGTATTTAAATACCTTATAGAGtgtaaaatgtaaaataattaaataagcgTGTAATTAAGCGTATTTGTAAAGTATTGAATAATAACGCGGTTTTAACAAAGTGCAATAAATCAGCcaaaatataatttaaaatgaACACAATTTTTCTTCGATTCTTATGTGACTTATAATTAGTAACACTACTACATAAGGATTAATTTATAATctttaacaaattttatttcTCTTCGCGATACAGTACAACGGACATTACAGTAATCGTTACAGAAATGATAAAACTAATAATTATATGCAACATTTTCGCGTTCGAAGGATTCGTCAGtttaatcgatatttccttATTCAGCTCCTATTAAAAATCAAAAGTTAAGAACTTAAGAATTTGTATAcattaaattgaaaaattcaataTGAAGATCTCTTCAAATAGTAATCAATAGCTGCATATTAATAGGGAAAATGTTTAAATCTAGATAAATTTTACACACGTAACAGTACAAAAGAGTGTTAATAATTGGTATGCTAAACTCGCAAATCAAAGTATTTTTGTCAAAATGCTGCCATTGAAAAAAGAGATCCATAAAATAAATGTGAATATAATTTACTGATATTTTTCGTACACGATATGTAATTAAGATTTACTTTTTACTAAAGCTTATACAATATAGATCATATTTATATTAGTTatgtaaaaaaataatattgtTCTAGTTATAAATAATTATTCGTTCTTTCAAATTGTTGTGGATATTGCTGTGTAAACATTCACTACAATATATACTTCGTTCATTCAGCTTCTTAAAATTCTCGAATATTTTCAAATGTAGTATAAATGTTATTCACAAATTTATCGAATCATGCACCATTGCACATAATATACACGAGATATTATGTGCAAATTTATGTAGGAATAAATCGTTCGAACCAGGATAATGTAATAAGATTATTGTAAACAATGatctaaattttatttaaaaacaaaTAAATTTAACACATTACTTTTAAATAGATAAACTTCTATTTGTGTCGAATAAAGTAATTTCGGCTAAGATTGTGGTTTTTAATGATGTTGTCATATTTTTAAttgatacttttttttttatgagtgTATTTATGACGTGATAACATTATAGTTGTAGGCAATTTTACAAGATAGATGTAGACGAGTAAAAATTGCAAACTTCTTTCTCACATTATTTTTCTTTTGATATTTCGATACATTTTAATTTGCCTTTGaattttattgtaattgatATCTCTTTTTTATGATTAGTAGCAAAAGACGCCATTCGTAACCATTAAGCGAGTAATCGTCGTTCACCCGTGATCATCAAATTGATCCTATCTTTTTGTACAAAATTCTTTTTTGTATCACAAAATTTCACACCTACAAGCAGTGCAGTATCAACAATACTTTTGTACAGGATACGAAGTTTTGATTTTATTTTCACTCCAACTCGCAGTTTGATTCTCTATGGGCAAGTGAAGGATCATTTTAGGCAAACAATTAATCTGTAATTAAAAGGCCTTGCAGTGTATAATTTTGTTGACAATTAAGTAGTATAGCAAGTTGTTTACAATTAGATTAATTCTTTACTACAATGCAATGCAAACATATTACGTATATATAAGTAATTGGGACAACGAATTCTTTGCATTTAATACTAAACTAGAAGAAAAGTAAATATTCCAAAATTGTTCTTTCTATATTTGCTCTTACTCTATTACATTTTGGAAGAGTCAATTAGTTTAAAATATTCTATGTGTTATAGTAATAAAAAGGTAATTCTTTTAATAGCCCATAGAAaaccaataacattttttcttgacAAGTATTTTAAACAAAAAAATACCCTAATTTTTTCATACATATTGGAAATTAAATAATAGATACTTAATAGTGTGACAATAGAAGTAATATTAACACATGTGTAAATCTGAGTTAAATCTAAGAACCTATGAAGTGTGCTGAGAAATTACTTTTTAAACATggaaaaaaaagtaaaatacATAAATGTATGGTTGACACTTCACTGTACATGGAATTACATAACATAtactaactttttttttttaatttgtaatataatataaaccgTTTTTTATTGATAAATGAATATAAAAAGATCTACTTGTATCGTTAAATTAAAATAACATATGTTAATATGGTAAAGATTACAATGTACTATTCTCATTATATTATCTTCTGATACACACAAAAACTCAAATTATCaatttatcattcttaaaagcTCAACACTAAGATTTCAGTGTTTAGTGAAACATCGTGCCTGACATATCTTTACATCTATGCACTGCACAGGAATAATTAGTtgaataaatataatttttatctttaaatgaaagtaaaagatTTTTTAAGTAACACAAGAGTGTAGACTAAGCATTTAGTTTATTAACTTAATGATATAAATACTAATATTAACTTTACATTTCTTGCTTTTTCAATTTTCGAGCTCATTTACAAGGGTTATTATAGAGATATTGAAAAAAAAGAGTAAATTGTAGGGGATTAAGTATGCAGGATTATTAGCTAAcaataaaagaaaaattgtaTATAACAAAGAGGCAGTGATAGGGCTCTAGTACATGAGACACTGAAATCTTAGTTTGTACTATTTTTTCTTATCTTTGTCTGAACCTTCTGCCACAGTAAAAATTACGAAATAATATAGAGATATTAAAGAAATTTTATACGCTTTAACAGGTTTCCATTCGTTTGcggatatacatacatatatatgtatgtatggatttatatatacatatacttaTGCACATTTCTGACGTAGCCCTACATATTGTATTAACTCATTTTGTGTTCTAATACTGTGCACCATACACGCGCACGCACACgtatacacacacatacacacgctATGTAAAAAATTGTTACTTTTCAGGTGGTGGATGTTTTCAGAAAATATCCtacgtgttttttttttatcgatgcAGCAATCCTGCTTGATTATATACAAATCGCTGAAAGCAAGAATTGTTCTTCCACGATACACTATATGCTATTTACGATGCGTGTGTTCATTTTCGCCTTACTGCTGCGTATTCTTTTGTGAAGTAAATCGTTCTTCCATGATCCACGTTTATAGCAGATATAATTTCGTTCTTTATgccgttctatttcttcttcaaGGAATTTAAAGTGCGAATCACACACTGTGCGTACCCCTTTTTAACTCTTTCTATCATCACCTTCACATACTAAACTTGTTACAGGGTTCATCATAGAGCATCATATTTTCTAATTAAAACGAGGATATTACCAATGTGGTAATTAAAAACCCAGCAGTCTTTCTTCCAAggctaaaataaaaaaataattatacatTTATAAATAGCAGAGGTGAGCGTTTATTGTGTTCTAGTAACAGCTTCAAAATTctcatataataaatacatTTTATTTTGTCTTCATTACCGAGAGATGTGAATTGTTTTAGTTAAAAATGTCCTACCGTATGCTCACAAATGTAAAAAACGAGTATTTTCGAGATTTGATACTGGCAATGCACAGTATTATCAAATGTAGAAAATAGAACTCAGTTGAAATACTGTGGAACTGAAAACAACATAACAGATAATACCTTTGGTTAACCGCAAGTGAAATATCACCGAGCTGTCCATAAGATATTCCTACATTCACTTCCAGAAGGTGCAAAGGTATAATTTGTATCTTTTTTCTCGATTAATTTTAGTTTGACCAACAGTTTATATACTAAACTAAACAAATACTGCACAACTGCAGTATTTATTAATCAAAAACATAAGAACTATTttgttaatataaaaaaaaaaaaaaaatgaaaacaaaattatatataattaatacgTATAATCATATCGGAATTGGAAGAATTCTTCGTTAATAAGATATACGACGTCTCTAAAACAAATattatgtaatttttttctctaaaaaatatatatattcgtACTTTTTGACAATGAATAGAGACTCCTGGATTTTACCTTGTAGATCAAACAAAATAATTACAGTGTATAAGACTTACAGATATGTCTGTACAGATAAGCACTGCACATTTAGGTGAAAAGTAATGTAAAAAAGAATTAAAAGAcatttatatattatacgttgtatgtatttatataaatgaatcaagtataatcagtcTCACCCGTGCATTTGTTGAAATAAACAAATATGGTACAAAAAGTATTCGATACTTATGAATTTCTACAAGAAACCAATTGTTGCAAGCGTGCATTTTCTAATATAGAAAACCAAACATCATGCTATATATCGTAATAAATACACACTTGGCAACTGATCATTTCTAACatattttttattcatttgttTTAAATGTAACTTAAAAAAGATCGTAATAACAAGATGCTTATACTTTTAACACAATCATGAAGAGATTCGATGCAATGAATTCATTAATTACCTATTACAATATTATCACAATTTATGGATGTGTATTTACAAAGAGAAaaataaatattgttttatGTACAATGAAAGTCGACGTTCAGAAATAAACATTAATTATCATCATATGATAAAGTGTTTAAAAACGTAcagattttttttattataaaaatataaaatcgcTTCTGTCCGTTTGCTTTCTTTCTCTGTACAATATACCTTGATCTACAAGAACACTGGACGTTTCAATGTAATTCTTTTCTACATTCAAcgtgtatacataaaactattCCTTCTTTAATAGAAGAATTCGACGCAAAAAATACGAATTTCGTATATACTTTTCCCCTTTTAAATTATTTACGTGAATGAAATCCCGCAAATAATAACATCATTAGCAATTACAAGTGACAAAAGTATGCAAAAAACCTAGTAATGTGTTTAACATCATTTATATAGTCAGTCTACTTTGTTCCATTTATATAATTCGAGTCATAGGAAAAAAATTGCGCAATAAATATAAGAAATGATGATAATTACTAAGGTGAAATACAGGAACTTCAAAATTTGATCGAAACGTTAGTCACTATAACGTGCTTTCGTTAGTTTGAAACAAAAGTACAAGTAATTCATATTCGatcgaatttaaaaaaaaaaatatatatatatatatatatctacaaAGTTACAAAATCAATTAATATAGTGGTTAACGAGCAACCTCCTTATTTTATCTTTGTCCACATTATACTGCCAACACTgtagtatataatatacattgtatacTGTGAATAGAATACGACACAAGATCAACGTTAATTGATGAAAAGTTACTGTAACAATCAAATTTTTTGTACATATAGCAGCAAATCCAGAGGATTTTATGCGCCCCGGTAGTTTTTAGGCATTTTTATTGTCCTCCATAAATCGATGGAATCATTTGATTGACCGCACACGTATCGAGACCGCATTCTCCTTGTCTGTACATTACAAGCTTGTTTGCTTATATCTGTGTAGTCATCAAATTACaccgagagagagacagagagagagagcatgCTCGTGATGATCCATCGAGAATAAAACATACTGAAACCAAAGCATTGGACGCAACAGTGATCTGAACCTGCAAAAAAATCTATCCTGagacaatttcttttttttaaagagAGAAAGGCTGAACCTCTCGAAGAAAGACAATCTCAAGATGAAGAAATTTTGTAATTCGTTTCAACGAAGATGCGTTTAAGTGACCAACTActggaaaaaaatatattttatataatttttttctCACCCGATTTAATAACAACAGATTTGATATTTATAGTAATGAAAAAATTAAGGATTATTAATATATAAGCGATTATTTTTTATTGCGCGATAGATATAAAAATTTCTCTCCTTCCCTAAATGATATGATTGTTTACTAAATGTAAAaatggaagagagagagagagagagagagagagagagagagagagagagaaaggaagttATTGTAAAACttaccataggaatgagacttTACGATGAAGTGTTTACATCATTTGTTAAAGAATCAAGGAGTGATGCTTTGTTATCCTCCAAATCCAGAGGATCTGAGTTATAATGACTGGTCGTAGCAGTGTCATCCACTGTGCTGGGAGACGTAGCACTCAAGAAAATATCATCGTCGAAGTCTAGTAAACTTGGCGTAGGATTATACGCCATAAGTTCACCACCACCTGTTCCATTAATACTTTCTGCAACTGCAAGTATATTGACGAGTCCAGTATTTAATTACGGCTTTGATAATGTTTGAACGCGTTACGCAGTACAATTGAAAACTAAATTACCATTAGCATGATCATCTTCTTCTTTCTCAGAATGTGGATTTAGTTCTGGATTTACAGGCATGCCAAACGACATTGGATCATCGGCCCCAAATAACTGCAAATGCACATTaattgacaattaaaaaatcgtCATATACGTCGTATACGTCTTTATACATATACTAGCAAAATTTTTAAACTCAATTTTTCAGAAATCTTACTTACACCAAGAAGCGTATTCGCATCAATACTGTAACCCTCGCTGCGTAGAATTTCACGAAGATTTTCCAATTCTGTCTGCATTGTTTCGAGGTGACTATCCATTTCCTCCCTATAGAGAATTATTAAAAGTAGATCGAAAtgtattgaaatatttaaatttacCCGTACACTTTATCCATACATTATGgattaaaaagaaaaatcgaTGTAAATCCTTTCAGTATTGATCCTGAAACGTACAATCTTTCTATTTGTTTGAATGACTCCACAAGcagatttatatccttttgtgTTTGAATTAAATGTTAGATCTATTGGAAAAATCAAAGATCGAATTTTATAAGTACTACCTGTGGAATCAATTAGTGTGGAAATTGACAAGAAAAATGTAGATGGTTTTAATATTTTACACTACTAATAAAATATTATCAATGTTACAGTGCacaacgttttaagtaatttgcaTCAAAGTTTAAAGCAATGCAAGGGATCTGCATTGAGAAATGTTCAAACCAAATTGACCTGTAAAAACTAGAGGAAAAGACAAATGACTGATAGAATAACAATTgagtaacacttaacaaattatACAACTGAGATTCTGATTCTAACATTTCaattacaaatatatatatatatatataaaggtaAGAATAGTTTCAATCGGCATATCTCAAAAATTTAACTtggaatattatttatcaaGAGGAGAGATTATTTTAAacaaaaaatattaaacatatAAAAGAACAAACAAGTTATATGACTGTAGATTATCTATTTACACCTATATTGATAAAATTTTTTTTCATTCAGAATAAAATTTTATCAAGGCAGAGATAATCAGATTTTTGAGTTTTACACAAGACTAAATAAACCGATGcttttaaaatgaatattaaaataaaaaacgaCAATTATGAATAATTTGGAAAATATGATACCAAGGGATCCTATACATTCTTCAGGTTCAATGGAATATCGTGGAATTCCTAGATCACAAAGGCAACCGTTTAGGGATCTACTAAAAAGATGTCACACGTTATTAGTTAAAGTGTGTACCTATTAAATGATAAGTCTTTGTTTGAAACCTTTCCTTTAAagtataatttgaaatagagtGGTAAACAGGTTAGCTACCTCTAGTCTCTGATTAAGCAATTCCAGAGAGGTGGAATAAGCCGCGCGTTGGAGATTTTGTTACCCATGGTCTGTGTTGAACTTACATTGATCCTAACCTGTAAGCAGCATCAGACATGCCAGAAGGAATGACGCAACTCAGAGACAAATGTTTGGAGTTGTTTGCATCTGCCCCATTGCAGTTGGCTTTCTTCTGTTCCGTGCACTTTTCATCAGCACTTATGTAAGATACCCTTCTGGTGCTCTGTTCAGCGTTACCGTCTGCCGTTTTGTCAAGTTGCTCAAATATTGTGCCATTCTCAATGGGCTCGGTGTTCCCGTTGTTCTCATCGAACTCGATTGCGTTCTCGTTATCCTCGACCTCCTCGTTTATAATTTCCGGCACTATCAGTATATCTTCCAGCTTTACCAGTGACGGGTCATTTTCTTCAACCTCTTCCTCCAAATCTGTTGCAGCTTCCAGGTCGAGCTCGGGCTCTGCATCGGGGGTTCGATTCATATTTGCAGCCATCGCGGCTAGTTTCGAGCTACGCACTGTCGCAACCGGTATCGGCTTTGATTTCGACTTGTTCTCCAGCAGCGCAATCGTCACAGGCGAATCTTCTAATGGCATTTCAAGTAAATGTGTTTCTTCCCTAAAAAAAGTGAGACAAGCAGTTTGCCAATCTTCGTTTCTCTTGAATTTTTTTAAAGTATCGTTGCTGTGCCATTATCTGCTTTTTCAATACATTCTTGACTACAGTAATTCTGATCGATGGAAGTATTGCAAGAACATACACAGACAATGAATTTAAAGCATTATACTATAAGATAGGAACATGCTTCTAGATATGAGGTAAAGTATAATTGTTATAACATTAGTTATTTTGTGATACATAGTAATATAAAGTTTTGCAAAAGCAAACTGTatatgaaaaaaaggaaaatgtaAATAGTACAGTAAAATGGTGTGAAATATGTATGAAGAAGAAATAAGAAAGTTAAAGAATGATCCGATGAATAGttttaataataacaacaaGTTTAGAAGAACAttgaaaatatatgtatatacttatTCTTCTATATTTCACTTCACCATACAAAtcctttttattatttaaaatagtcatatatattttagtGGTCAATTTAGTTTGATACTTTCAAAAGTATTCACGTTTAAAAATTCATGTTTGTGCAATCTGaagattatatataattatgtactatACACAGACAAAATGTATTATATCACAGTTAATTTTCAAAAGGACATAGTCATGCATGGAATAAATCTCTAATATATAGCATTGTAAAGTATATCTTGTAGTAAACTTTATATATACCGGGGAAATGTACGCACTTTATACAGATTAGACTAGC
This sequence is a window from Xylocopa sonorina isolate GNS202 chromosome 6, iyXylSono1_principal, whole genome shotgun sequence. Protein-coding genes within it:
- the LOC143424235 gene encoding heat shock factor protein isoform X3 — protein: MHTIPELGTSVPAFLAKLWKLVEDPETDDLICWSPNGRSFFIRNQAQFARELLPHYYKHNNMASFVRQLNMYGFHKKVSVELGGLKCDRDEMEFAHQFFCKGHPYLVEHIKRKIASSKGQDPALTPIKPELMNKMLTEVRSMRGRQEHLDSKLGAMKRENEALWRELAMLRQKHLKQQQIVNKLIHFLVTLVQPSRSGGLSVKRRYPLMIDDSNRQRSSKQAKLSKPQASPAGPVIHELDASEPEIDSEYIVAEMLEGHSNPSIESPKHNNTPTMEENMETVHLVDETVHLQDDIQLVNPQEVEAKKKRGCKGKKKEETHLLEMPLEDSPVTIALLENKSKSKPIPVATVRSSKLAAMAANMNRTPDAEPELDLEAATDLEEEVEENDPSLVKLEDILIVPEIINEEVEDNENAIEFDENNGNTEPIENGTIFEQLDKTADGNAEQSTRRVSYISADEKCTEQKKANCNGADANNSKHLSLSCVIPSGMSDAAYRLGSMEEMDSHLETMQTELENLREILRSEGYSIDANTLLGLFGADDPMSFGMPVNPELNPHSEKEEDDHANVAESINGTGGGELMAYNPTPSLLDFDDDIFLSATSPSTVDDTATTSHYNSDPLDLEDNKASLLDSLTNDVNTSS